In Candidatus Methylomirabilota bacterium, a genomic segment contains:
- a CDS encoding aspartate ammonia-lyase, whose product MRRERDSLGVRAVPSRALYGIFTQRARETFTLTGRPPHPALIRAYAVIKKAAARANASLGLLPQSWARAIVWAADQIIAGRVPDTAVLDSLQAGAGTPTHMNVNEVIANLANERLGGRRGRYLPIHPNNHVNLGQSSNDVTPTAIRLMVLELLGPLSRELDSLARAFQRLAVRERAVVKPGRTHLQDAVPITFGQVFGGYAEAMRSATRALTITAAELRVIGLGGTAVGTGLTAHPRFRATVVRELSRLTGQRLRPAPSPVVTTWSLRPLAACSAALRGLAIDLAKIGFDLRLMASGPHTGLAEIRLPEVEPGSSIMPGKVNPSVVEAVEMACFQVWAHDQAVALAAVRGELELNVMTPLAAHNLGQAAELATRAVRLLRTRCVEGIVVNRARAAALLADSLVEATALSPYLGYEVTAELVKEALTSRRPLRAVVAARNLMDRPTLDRLLRPAATTRPQRLDAALRRRIQASPAYRRLKASLL is encoded by the coding sequence ATGCGCCGAGAGCGTGACAGCCTCGGCGTTCGGGCGGTCCCCAGCCGCGCGCTCTACGGCATCTTCACGCAGCGGGCGCGGGAGACCTTCACGCTCACCGGCCGCCCCCCGCATCCCGCCCTCATCAGAGCCTACGCCGTCATCAAGAAGGCAGCCGCGCGGGCCAATGCCAGCCTGGGGCTGCTCCCGCAGTCGTGGGCGCGGGCCATCGTATGGGCCGCCGACCAGATCATCGCCGGAAGGGTCCCCGACACGGCGGTGCTGGACAGCCTGCAGGCCGGGGCGGGAACCCCCACGCACATGAACGTCAACGAGGTCATCGCCAACCTCGCCAACGAGCGGCTCGGGGGCCGGCGCGGCCGATACCTCCCGATCCATCCCAACAACCACGTCAATCTCGGCCAGTCCTCGAACGACGTCACGCCGACCGCGATCCGCCTCATGGTGCTCGAGCTGCTCGGCCCCCTGTCCCGGGAGCTCGACAGCCTCGCCCGGGCCTTCCAGCGGCTGGCCGTCCGCGAGCGAGCGGTCGTCAAGCCCGGGCGCACCCACCTGCAAGACGCCGTGCCCATCACCTTCGGCCAGGTCTTCGGCGGGTACGCCGAGGCGATGCGCTCGGCCACGCGAGCCCTGACGATCACCGCCGCCGAGCTCCGGGTCATCGGCCTGGGCGGGACCGCCGTGGGCACCGGACTCACCGCGCATCCCCGGTTTCGAGCGACCGTGGTCCGCGAGCTCTCCCGGTTGACCGGCCAGCGTTTGAGGCCGGCCCCGAGCCCGGTGGTCACGACGTGGAGCTTGCGGCCGCTGGCCGCCTGCTCGGCGGCACTGCGCGGGCTGGCCATCGACCTGGCCAAGATCGGCTTCGACCTGCGCCTGATGGCGTCCGGCCCTCACACGGGCCTCGCCGAGATCCGCCTTCCCGAGGTGGAGCCGGGGTCGTCCATCATGCCGGGCAAGGTGAACCCCTCGGTGGTGGAGGCGGTGGAGATGGCGTGCTTCCAGGTTTGGGCCCACGATCAGGCGGTGGCCCTGGCCGCCGTCCGGGGTGAGCTGGAGCTGAACGTCATGACCCCCCTCGCCGCCCACAATCTGGGCCAGGCCGCCGAGCTGGCGACGCGAGCGGTCCGCCTGCTGAGGACCCGGTGCGTGGAGGGGATCGTCGTGAACCGGGCCCGGGCCGCCGCGCTGCTGGCCGACAGCCTCGTCGAGGCCACCGCGCTGTCGCCCTACCTGGGCTACGAGGTCACCGCCGAGCTCGTGAAAGAGGCCCTGACCTCGCGTCGTCCGCTGCGCGCCGTCGTCGCCGCGCGCAACCTGATGGACCGGCCCACCCTGGACCGCCTGCTCCGGCCCGCCGCCACGACCCGACCCCAGCGACTGGATGCGGCGCTTCGGCGTCGGATCCAGGCGAGCCCCGCCTACCGAAGATTGAAGGCATCGTTGTTGTAG
- a CDS encoding trehalose-6-phosphate synthase — protein sequence MRFLLRLLGAIGLVTLIVTVLFTYLEVRQERKRLVQDLGRRAALAADAVREAAEPLVARQARGGYDRILKRFGRPDRAIAIYDQFGSVIDATSEVKPHLPPLSPIISDAMRSRGSTRDFRSVGGLSRLVWAVPLERDDQVVGAVAVLLDAAVLETQEWSLWRRSAVRLGVLVLLLTGITWLLVRWTVTRPIARIAEWTKQLKAGQPVVPPPDADASLFGHLAGEVTGLARSLSRARSAAEQEARLRLLGETVWTEERLKQFVQMRFGGHPIFVVSNREPVTHIIDGKTVRQLQPASGLVSALEPIMLACGGVWVAHGSGDADRAVGQRIGLPFDDPTYTLRRVWLTPEEEAGYYYGFANEGLWPLCHIVHERPRFRADDWEHYRAVNQKFADTLLEEMEKTEAPTVLVQDYHFAALPLMIKRERPDARVALFWHIPWPNVEAFGICPWQEEILLGMLGADLIGFHTQFHCNNFLETVERAIEGRVEWDHFTVVRGQHTTHVLPFPISVATDSPHEGLPIPRPAVMAELGVSAEFLGVGVDRIDYTKGLPERLRAVRRFFERWPEYRRRLVFVQIASPSRTRIARYHALQEETRAIVRAINDEIGERGWRPIVYRERHHDHREIRAFYRAADFCMVTALHDGMNLVAKEYVAARDDDDGVLILSRFTGASRELVDALLVNPYDIEDTAAAIRRALEMPESERKARMARLRAQVHEQNIYRWAGRLLSELARVARPAVEREGLPDDRM from the coding sequence ATGCGGTTTCTCCTGCGACTGCTCGGCGCTATCGGCCTGGTCACGCTCATCGTGACCGTGCTCTTCACCTATCTGGAGGTGCGCCAGGAGCGCAAGCGTCTGGTCCAGGATCTGGGCCGCCGCGCCGCCCTCGCCGCCGACGCCGTCCGAGAGGCCGCCGAGCCGCTGGTCGCCCGGCAGGCTCGGGGCGGCTACGACCGCATCCTCAAGCGGTTCGGCCGACCGGACCGGGCCATTGCCATCTACGACCAGTTCGGCAGCGTCATCGACGCCACGTCCGAGGTCAAGCCGCATCTGCCCCCGCTGTCGCCCATCATCTCCGACGCCATGCGCTCGCGGGGGAGCACGCGCGACTTCCGCAGCGTGGGGGGCCTGTCCCGGCTGGTGTGGGCGGTGCCGCTGGAGCGCGACGACCAGGTCGTGGGCGCTGTCGCCGTCCTCCTCGACGCCGCCGTCCTCGAGACGCAGGAATGGAGCCTCTGGCGACGCTCGGCCGTCCGCCTGGGGGTGCTCGTCCTCCTCTTGACGGGCATCACCTGGCTGCTCGTCCGGTGGACGGTGACCCGCCCCATCGCACGGATCGCCGAGTGGACGAAGCAACTGAAAGCCGGGCAACCGGTCGTGCCGCCGCCCGATGCCGACGCCAGCCTGTTCGGCCATCTGGCCGGCGAGGTCACCGGCCTGGCTCGCTCGCTGTCCCGGGCCCGCTCGGCGGCCGAGCAAGAAGCCCGGCTGAGACTCCTCGGCGAGACGGTATGGACGGAGGAGCGCCTGAAGCAGTTCGTCCAGATGCGCTTCGGGGGGCACCCGATCTTCGTGGTGTCCAACCGCGAGCCGGTCACCCATATCATCGACGGCAAGACGGTGCGGCAGCTGCAGCCGGCCAGTGGTTTGGTCTCGGCCCTGGAGCCGATCATGCTCGCGTGCGGAGGTGTCTGGGTCGCCCACGGCAGCGGCGATGCCGACCGGGCCGTCGGGCAGCGCATCGGCCTCCCCTTCGACGACCCCACATACACGCTGCGGCGAGTCTGGCTCACCCCCGAGGAAGAAGCCGGGTACTACTACGGCTTCGCCAACGAGGGGCTGTGGCCGCTCTGCCACATCGTGCACGAGCGCCCGCGGTTCCGGGCCGACGACTGGGAGCACTACCGCGCCGTCAACCAGAAGTTCGCGGACACGCTGCTCGAAGAGATGGAGAAGACCGAGGCACCCACGGTTCTCGTCCAGGACTACCACTTCGCCGCGCTGCCCTTGATGATCAAGCGCGAGCGCCCGGACGCCCGTGTCGCGCTGTTCTGGCACATTCCCTGGCCCAACGTCGAGGCGTTCGGGATCTGTCCGTGGCAGGAGGAGATCCTCCTGGGGATGTTGGGTGCCGACTTGATCGGCTTCCACACCCAGTTCCACTGCAACAACTTCCTGGAGACCGTCGAGCGAGCCATCGAGGGCCGCGTGGAATGGGATCACTTCACGGTCGTGCGCGGCCAGCACACGACTCACGTGCTGCCCTTCCCGATCAGCGTGGCCACCGACAGCCCCCACGAGGGGCTGCCCATTCCCCGGCCTGCGGTCATGGCCGAGCTGGGGGTGTCCGCCGAGTTCCTGGGCGTGGGGGTGGACCGCATCGATTACACGAAGGGATTGCCCGAGCGTCTCAGGGCCGTGCGGCGCTTCTTCGAGCGGTGGCCGGAGTACCGCCGGCGGCTGGTGTTCGTGCAGATCGCCTCCCCGAGCCGGACGCGGATCGCGCGCTACCACGCCCTGCAGGAAGAGACCCGCGCCATCGTGCGGGCCATCAACGATGAGATCGGCGAGCGGGGCTGGCGCCCCATCGTCTACCGTGAGCGGCATCACGACCATCGGGAGATCCGGGCCTTCTACCGGGCGGCCGACTTCTGCATGGTGACCGCGCTGCACGACGGGATGAATCTCGTCGCCAAGGAGTACGTCGCCGCTCGGGACGACGACGATGGGGTGCTGATCCTCAGCCGGTTCACCGGCGCCTCCCGGGAGCTGGTCGACGCGCTCCTGGTGAACCCCTACGACATCGAGGACACGGCCGCCGCCATCCGCCGCGCGCTCGAGATGCCGGAGAGCGAGCGCAAGGCGCGCATGGCCCGCCTGCGCGCTCAGGTCCACGAGCAGAACATCTATCGCTGGGCTGGCCGGTTGCTCAGCGAGCTGGCCCGGGTTGCCCGGCCCGCGGTGGAACGCGAGGGCCTGCCCGACGACCGGATGTAA